The sequence ATCAAAGCACATGAGCATGGGTTGGATGGAGGCCGGATTTCTCGGCCTTTTGCAAGGACTTACGGAGTTTCTTCCGATTTCTTCAAGCGCGCATCTGAGGATAGCCGGGGAGTTCCTGCCCTCCGGCGCCGATCCCGGGGCCGCCTTCACCGCGATTACGCAAATCGGCACGGAAATGGCCGTGCTGGTCTATTTCTGGTCCGACATCATGCGGATCGCCGCCGCCTGGCTGCGGCAGAACCTGCGCCTCGGCCCCTATGACAAGGCCGATGCCCGGCTTGGCTGGCTCATCATCGTCGGTTCCGTGCCGATCGTGTTTCTCGGCCTGTTCTTCAAGGATGCCATCGAACATTCGCTGCGCAACCTCTATATCACCGCCGTGATGCTGATCGTCTTCGGCATCGTTCTTGGCATTGCCGACAGGATCGGTGAGAAGCGCTACAAGCTGAACCAGCTGATCTGGCGCGACGGTATCCTCTTCGGTTTCGCGCAGGCCATGGCGCTCATCCCCGGTGTCTCGCGCTCGGGCGGCACCATCAGCGCCGGCCTGCTGCTCGGCTACACCCGCGAGGCGGCCGCCCGTTATTCCTTCCTGCTCGCCGTTCCCGCCGTCTTCGGCTCCGGTTTCTACCAGCTCTTCAAGAGCATCGGTGAGGACAACCCGGTCGGCTGGGGGCAGACGGGACTTGCCACCCTGATCGCCTTCATCGTCGGTTACGCGGTGATTGTCGTCTTCCTCAAGCTGGTCTCCACCAAGAGCTACATGCCCTTCGTCTGGTACCGCGTGGTCATCGGCTTCATCCTGCTTGGGCTGTTGGGAACCGGCGTCATCAGCGCCGGCGGGTGAGGGGCTTTCCAGGAACCATGCTTTTGGCAAAGTTGCATCATCCGCACGCCGTCACTCCGGACTAGATCCGGGGTCCAGCGCGATCAAGTCCTTGATCGCAAGAGACTCTTCTCACGGCGCAGACGCGCCGTGGCTGAATGCCGGATCAAGTCCGGCATGACGGAGGAGAGATTATGACGTGCCGTGAAATGTAGAAGGCCCGCTCTTTCGAACGGGCCTTTCGTCTTTCAAAGCAACGTGCCGCTCAAGATCACCAGCGCCACCGAGAAGTAGATGACGAGGCCGCTGACATCCACCAGCGTGGCGACGAAGGGGGCAGATGCGCTGGCGGGGTCGAGCCGCAGGCGCTGCAGCACGAAGGGCAGCATGGAGCCCGCAAGTGAACCGAAGGTGACGATGCCGACAAGCGCCGCGAAAACGGTGGCGCCCACCAGCAGCCAGTGGTCGCCGTAATCGTAAAAGCCGGCCTGCTGCCAGACGGTGAGCCGCAGGAAGCCGATGGCGCCCAGAATGCAGCCGAGCGTCAGGCCCGTCGGGATTTCGCGAAGCAGCACTCGCCACCAGTCGGAAAGCTTCAGTTCACCAAGCGCCAGCGCCCGGATGATGAGCGAAGTAGCCTGTGAACCGGAGTTGCCGCCCGACGACATGATGAGCGGAATGAACAGCGTCAGCACCACGGCCTTTTCCAGCTCGCCTTCGAAATGCTGCATGGCGCTGGCCGTCAGCATTTCGCCGAGGAACAGTGCTGCGAGCCAGCCGGCGCGCTTGCGGATCATGTCCGGAAAGCCGATCGTCATATAGGGCTTGCCGAGCGCCTCCATACCACCGAACTTGTGGGCGTCTTCCGTTGTATCGGCGATCATGGTGTCGATCACGTCGTCAACGGTGACGATGCCGAGAATATGCGAACGGTCATCGACGACGGGCAGTGCCAGCAGGTCGTGCTTGCGGATCAGCCGGGCGACATCCTCCTGCGACATCAAGGGGCTGGCGCAGACGATGCCTTCCTTCGATGCGACAGAGAGGATTGAGGCGCCTGCTTCGCCGGTCAGCAGGCGGCGCAACGTCACGACGGTGGAAAGCGTTCCGTCCTGCGCCAGCACATAGATGGCATAGACCGTTTCACGCGACCGCTCGACGACGCGGATGTGCGAAAGGGTCTGTTCCACCGTCCAGTCATCAGGCACGCTGACGAATTCCGTGGTCATGATCGAGCCGGCGGTGCGCGGCGGATACCCCATCAGGTGCTTGATGGAGAGCGCCGTCGTGCGGTCCAGCCGGGAAAACAGCTTGGCGCGCGGCTCTTCGGCCATTTCCGCCATGACGTCGGCGACGCGGTCGTCAGACATCAGATTGACGAGGCGGGCGGCCTGTTCAACCGGAATATCGGCGATGATGGCGGCGGCGCCATGCAGTTCCGGCCGGTCGAGAATGGCGACGGCCTTTGCCTGCGGCATGGCGAGGAGGGCGGTTGCGGCATCGCCGACCTCAAGCGTGTTGAGGTGCTCGACGCGTTCGGCAATGGTGGTGGAGCCGGCGTTTCCGCTACGAAGAAGACGTGCGGCCTTGCTGGCCCTCTGGGAGAGGTTGTGGAAGTTCATGATTGCTCACCTTTCCGTCGATTCGCCGATAACGGCGAACGCGGTGGTGAGCCGACAGCGGTCGGATCAGTTCACGTTCGCCGGTCTCGGCAAAGGCAATCGACTGCTACTGTCGCTAGACATCCAATGATGCTCCGTTGAAATCCGCGCCGTGCTGATTGGCATGCGCGTAAGGTCGTGTTGCGCCTGAAACCGAAAAGAGTCAAGCGCCCGATTGTGAAATTTATGCAAGGTTCTGCACCACGGCGAGGAGCGGTGGTGCGGGCTGTAAAAAAGGCGACTTCAGGCCGCCTTTTCGCGCCGCTCGACGGTGACGGAAACAAGGAAAACGCCAAGTCCGAGAAGCGACAGAACCGCACCGACATAACCCGTCGAGGCGTATCCGAAACCCATGGCGATGACCAGCCCGCCGAGCCAGGCGCCAAGGGCATTGGCGATGTTGAAGGCGGAGTGGTTGGAGGCGGCGGCCAGCGTCTGGGCATCCTGCGCCACATCCATCAGCCGCGTCTGCACGGCCGGACAGGCGGCAAAACCGCAACCGATCAGGAAGACGCAGAGGCACAGCATGAATGGATCCTGCGCCGTCATGCCGAACACCGCCATGACCACCACGTTGAAGGCGAGCATGCCGCCAATCGTGCCGTTGAGCGAGATGTCCGCCAGCCGGGAGCCGACCACATTGCCGACATTCATGCCGATGCCGAACAGCGCCAGCACCATGGAGACGGTGGAAACCGGCATCATCGCCACATCGGTGGTGGTCTTGGCGATGTAGCTGAACACCGAGAACATGCCGCCGAAACCGACAGACGCGATGGCAAGCGTCAACCACACCTGCACGCGGCGGAAAGCGCCGAGTTCGCGCCAGACGCTTGCACCTTCCTCCACCCGGTCACGCGGCTGGAACAGCCACAGCAGGGCGACGGTCAGAAGCGCTATGCCGCCGACCAGCATGAAGGCGGCGCGCCAAGACAGCAGCTGGCCGAAGAAGGTGGCAAGCGGCGTGCCGAGCAGCGTGGCGATGGTGAGGCCGAGCATGACGCGGCCGACGGCGCGGGCGCGTTTATGGATCGGCGCCATGGAGGCCGCCACCAGCGCGGCAACGCCGAAATAGGCGCCATGCGGCAGGCCGGTGATGAAGCGCAGCACGGTAAAGCTCAGGAAGTCAGGTGCGACGGCGCTCAAGATATTGCCAGCCGCAAAAAGCCCCATCAGGCCGAGGAGCAAAGCGCGCCGCGTCATGCGGGCCGCAAGAACCGCGATGATCGGCGCGCCGATGACAACGCCGAGCGCATAGGCCGTGATAACATAACCCGCCTGTGGCACCGTCACGCCATAGGTCGTGGCGACGTCGGGCAACAGGCCCATGATGGCGAATTCGCCGGTGCCGATGCCGAAGCCGCCGGCGGCCAGCGCCAGCTCGATCAGCGCGATGGCAAGCGGCGAGAGCGCCACGGCCGGAGTGTCCGTGTAAACGGTTTCATTCTCCGCTGCGGGGCGAATTTCGGAAATATTCGACTGGCTCATGGTGACCTGAGAAGGGGGAGGACCCCACAGAAAAAAGGGCAAGACCGTATGGGAGCGGTCTGCCCTGACTGGAGATGCGCGGTCATGAAAATGACCTTAAGTGATCCCTAACATGAAATGATGCGTTGCGGTAGAGCGATTCTCGGCAAAAGACGATCTTCACGCGATGGTGTTCGGAACTCTATATGAAGCCAGGCATTTACGCGCGGCTGTGAACGTTACGGGACCGGGTTGGACATGAAGCTCATTGCAATTTTCAATCGTGATGGTGGCACCTTTCGCACCACTGATATGGATGCTTATTGCGACCACGCCCGCGCGGTCTTTTCCCGGGCCGGGCACGAGATCGATTGCCGTCTGGTTTCCGGAAAGGACATTGTCGATGAATTGGAGCGCGCTGCCGATGAGCCTGATATTGAAGGCATCATTGCCGGTGGCGGCGATGGCACCATTTCGGCTGCCGCCGGCATCGCCTGGAAACAGGGCATAGCGCTCGGCATTGTACCGGCCGGCACCATGAACCTGTTTGCCCGCTCGCTGAAACTGCCGCTCGACATTCGCCTGGCACTGGAAACGCTGGCGACTGGCGAGATCGCCAACGTGGATATAGCCAGCGCCAACGGCCGGCTTTTCGTTCACCAGTTTTCCGCCGGTCTGCATTCGCGCATGGTGCGTTATCGCAACAACCTCGCTTTCGCCTCCCGCCTCGGCAAGATCAAGGCAAGCATCCGCGCCGCCGTCAGCGTCATCCTCAATCCGCCGGTCTTCGAGGTCGAATATACCGTCAATGGCGAAACCCAGCACCGCAAGGTCTCGGCCATTTCCGTCTCCAACAATGAATTCGGCCAGAATTCGCTGCTGGTGGCGGATAGTGTATCCGGCGGCCATCTCGGTTTTTACCTCACCGATCCGCTGCGCCCCTCCGGCGTTGCAAGGCTTGCCTTCGACATTTTGCGCGGCAGGCTGAAGGAAAACGCCGCCGTGACAGCCATGACGGTGACGGATGTGGAACTGCATTTTCCCAGGAAGCGTCACGATGTGCGCTGCGTCATCGATGGCGAATTGCTGCCGATGGAGCGGGATGTGGCGCTGGAGGTGCATGCCGGCGAGTTGAAGGTGCTGGTGGGCCGGGCGTTTTTCGCCTAGCGCGGACGGAGTGCGTTTGGATCGGGAGCACGCCGCTTGTTTCTTCTCCCCGAGGGGAGAAGTCCGCGGCAGCAGGATGAGGGGGGAAGCTCTCGGTCCATCACTGGCGTTGCCCTCTCATCCGACCCTTCGGACCACCTTCTCCCCGACCGGGGAGAAGAAACGGGCGGCAACCGCCCGTTCAATGCATTGCCCCCTGAAAATCACCAGCCTTGCCAAATCAAAGCCGCCCGGCCATGTTCGGCAGGCGCGGTGGCTTGAGCGCCGTTGCCTTTATGGGAGTGCGATCTGTCATGAATGAAGTCTCCAAGCCGATGTCCAACCTTGCCGCCATCGATGCCGCCCATCACCTCCATCCCTTTTCCGACATGGGCAAGCTGAATGCCGCCGGCACCCGCATCATCGAGCGGGCCGAAGGGGTGTTCATCTATGACAGCACCGGCAAGAAATATCTCGATGCCTTTGCCGGCCTCTGGTGCGTGAATATTGGCTATGGACGCCGCGAAATCGCCGAAGTCGTTCAGAGGCAGATGAACGAGCTGCCCTATTACAACGCGTTTTTCGGCACCACCACGCCGCCCGCGACGCTTCTGGCGCAGAAGATCGCCTCGCGCGCCGGGCCTGACATGAACCATGTGTTCTTCACCAATTCCGGTTCGGAAGCGACCGACACCTGGTTCCGCATGGCGCGGGTCTACTGGAAGGCGCTCGGCCATCCGACGAAGACGCAGGTCATTGCCCGCCGTAACGGCTATCACGGCTCGACGGTGGCCGGCGCCTCGCTCGGCGGCATGAAATGGATGCACGAGCAGGGTAACCTGCCGATCGAAGGCGTTGCCCATATCGGCCAGCCCTACTGGTATGCCGAAGGCGGCGATCTTTCGCCCGCCGAGTTCGGCCTGAAAGTGGCGCGCGAACTGGATGCGAAGATCGACGAACTCGGCGAGGAAAACGTCGCCGCTTTCGTCGCCGAACCCATTCAGGGGGCAGGCGGCGTCATCGTGCCGCCGGAGACCTACTGGCCGGAAATCGCCCGCATCTGCAAGGCGCGCAATATCCTGCTCGTCTCCGACGAGGTGATCTGCGGCTTCGGCCGTCTCGGCTCGTGGTTCGGTTACCAGCATTTCGGCGTGGAGCCGGATTTCGCCCCCGTCGCCAAGGGCCTGTCCTCCGGTTATCTGCCGATCGGCGGCGTCATCGTTTCCGACCGGGTGGCGGAAGTGATGTTGTCGGAAGTCGGCGACTTCAACCACGGCTTTACCTATTCCGGCCACCCCGTCTGCGCCGCCGCCGCGCTGGAAAACCTCCGTATCATCGAGAATGAGGGTCTGGTGGAGCGGGTGCGCGACGATATCGGCCCCTATTTCTCCGAAGGCTGGAAAAGCTTGACCGACCACGAACTGGTGGGCGAGGCCGTGAATGTCGGCCTGATGGGCGGTCTGCAGATAACGGCCGACAAGGCAACCCGCCGGCGTTTCGCCAAGCCCGATGACATCGGTACCGCCGTACGCAATCATTGCCTTGCAAACGGCCTTGTCATGCGCGCCACCGGCGACCGCATGCTGGCCTCGCCGGCGCTGACGATCAGCCGTTCGGAAGTGGATGAGATCATCGAGACGTTGCGCAAGGGGCTCGATCACCTGCGTGATACGCGAGAGCATTTCTAGGAAAAGTGGACAGCGGTTTTCCGTTAGAGAATGCGAAAAAAGATTCCAAGGGAGGAATAATCAGATGGCAGGACAGGAACATCGTTACGCCGTGCAGGTGAAATGGACCGGCAATCGCGGCAAGGGCACATCCGGCTACCGCGACTATGAACGCGACTACACGATTTCCACCGCAGGGAAAGCCGATATCGCCGGCTCATCGGACCCCGCTTTCCGCGGCGATCCCTCCCGCTGGAATCCCGAAGACCTGCTGGTTGCCTCGCTCTCGGCCTGCCACAAGCTCTGGTACCTGCATTTCTGCTCGGTCAACGGCATCATCGTTGAAGACTATGTCGACAATGCCGAAGGTACGCTTGTCATGGAAAAGGACGGCGCGGGGCAATTCAGCGAAGTGGTGCTGAAACCGGTCATCACCATCTCGAAGGGCGATCCTGCCCGCGCGGACGAACTGCACCATGATGCGCATGATAAGTGCTTCATCGCCCGGTCGGTGAATTTTCCGGTGCGGGTGGAGGGGACGGTGAAAGTGGTTTGATACGGATGTGGCGCGCGATCTGCGCGAGTGGACCGCGGCGGGCAACTTCACGAGAGCATGTCCAGTAAAAGTGCGTAGTTGTTTTGCTGGACGTCCGTAAAAATAAAGGGATAGAGCGCTTCCAAAGATCTCGATTTGTCTGAAGCGCTATAGGCTCAGTCATAATTGTTGTTGTCCGCTCAATGCGTTATTTTGCTGTGATTGTATTGTTTCTTTCTCCGTCATTCCGGCCTTGAGCCGGAATCCAGTCAGCCCAAGTCCTTGGGCTGAAAAGACTCCTCTCGCCGAGCGGACGCACGTCGGCTGGATTCCGGCTCAAGGCCGGAATGACGGAGGTTATGTTCCTTGATGGCAGTGAGAGCATTGAGTGAGTCAATTAGGACTCATCCGTTCTCCAGCTATCGCGGATTCCATTGAGATTGCCTTCACGGCCGACGTCTCGAAGTTTCCGGTGTATACGGATGAATTCTCTCAGAGCCATTTCAACCGCCGCTTCGGTGTTGGAGAGGCCGGCCATTTCCATCACCTCTGCGATCAACTCATCATCAAAATCGATCGTTACTCGCAATTCAACGCCTCAAGGTGTCTGAGCCACATCAGCACCTTGAGGGCGAAGATGTGCAATCTTACTGGAACGCCGTCTCGTAAAAGCTGCGAAGCTTGCGCGAGTGCAGCGTTTCCGTCGGCATGGCGGCGAGCTTCTGCACGGCGCGGATGCCGATCTGCAGATGCTGGGCGACCTGGGTGCGGTAAAACTCCGTCGCCATGCCCGGCAGTTTCAGTTCGCCATGCAGCGGCTTGTCGGAGACGCAGAGCAGGGTGCCGTAGGGCACGCGGAAGCGGAAGCCGTTGGCCGCGATGGTGGCCGATTCCATATCGAGCGCTATGGCGCGCGACTGCGACAGGCGCTTGACGGGGCCGGCCTGATCGCGAAGCTCCCAGTTGCGGTTGTCGATGGTGGCGACGGTGCCGGTGCGCATGATGCGCTTCAGCTCGAAGCCCTCGTAGCCCGTGACTTCCGCCACAGCGCCTTCCAGCGCCAGCTGCACTTCGGCCAGCGCCGGGATCGGC comes from Rhizobium rhizogenes and encodes:
- a CDS encoding MFS transporter, coding for MSQSNISEIRPAAENETVYTDTPAVALSPLAIALIELALAAGGFGIGTGEFAIMGLLPDVATTYGVTVPQAGYVITAYALGVVIGAPIIAVLAARMTRRALLLGLMGLFAAGNILSAVAPDFLSFTVLRFITGLPHGAYFGVAALVAASMAPIHKRARAVGRVMLGLTIATLLGTPLATFFGQLLSWRAAFMLVGGIALLTVALLWLFQPRDRVEEGASVWRELGAFRRVQVWLTLAIASVGFGGMFSVFSYIAKTTTDVAMMPVSTVSMVLALFGIGMNVGNVVGSRLADISLNGTIGGMLAFNVVVMAVFGMTAQDPFMLCLCVFLIGCGFAACPAVQTRLMDVAQDAQTLAAASNHSAFNIANALGAWLGGLVIAMGFGYASTGYVGAVLSLLGLGVFLVSVTVERREKAA
- a CDS encoding diacylglycerol kinase family protein yields the protein MKLIAIFNRDGGTFRTTDMDAYCDHARAVFSRAGHEIDCRLVSGKDIVDELERAADEPDIEGIIAGGGDGTISAAAGIAWKQGIALGIVPAGTMNLFARSLKLPLDIRLALETLATGEIANVDIASANGRLFVHQFSAGLHSRMVRYRNNLAFASRLGKIKASIRAAVSVILNPPVFEVEYTVNGETQHRKVSAISVSNNEFGQNSLLVADSVSGGHLGFYLTDPLRPSGVARLAFDILRGRLKENAAVTAMTVTDVELHFPRKRHDVRCVIDGELLPMERDVALEVHAGELKVLVGRAFFA
- a CDS encoding OsmC family protein codes for the protein MAGQEHRYAVQVKWTGNRGKGTSGYRDYERDYTISTAGKADIAGSSDPAFRGDPSRWNPEDLLVASLSACHKLWYLHFCSVNGIIVEDYVDNAEGTLVMEKDGAGQFSEVVLKPVITISKGDPARADELHHDAHDKCFIARSVNFPVRVEGTVKVV
- a CDS encoding undecaprenyl-diphosphate phosphatase encodes the protein MSMGWMEAGFLGLLQGLTEFLPISSSAHLRIAGEFLPSGADPGAAFTAITQIGTEMAVLVYFWSDIMRIAAAWLRQNLRLGPYDKADARLGWLIIVGSVPIVFLGLFFKDAIEHSLRNLYITAVMLIVFGIVLGIADRIGEKRYKLNQLIWRDGILFGFAQAMALIPGVSRSGGTISAGLLLGYTREAAARYSFLLAVPAVFGSGFYQLFKSIGEDNPVGWGQTGLATLIAFIVGYAVIVVFLKLVSTKSYMPFVWYRVVIGFILLGLLGTGVISAGG
- a CDS encoding aspartate aminotransferase family protein, whose product is MNEVSKPMSNLAAIDAAHHLHPFSDMGKLNAAGTRIIERAEGVFIYDSTGKKYLDAFAGLWCVNIGYGRREIAEVVQRQMNELPYYNAFFGTTTPPATLLAQKIASRAGPDMNHVFFTNSGSEATDTWFRMARVYWKALGHPTKTQVIARRNGYHGSTVAGASLGGMKWMHEQGNLPIEGVAHIGQPYWYAEGGDLSPAEFGLKVARELDAKIDELGEENVAAFVAEPIQGAGGVIVPPETYWPEIARICKARNILLVSDEVICGFGRLGSWFGYQHFGVEPDFAPVAKGLSSGYLPIGGVIVSDRVAEVMLSEVGDFNHGFTYSGHPVCAAAALENLRIIENEGLVERVRDDIGPYFSEGWKSLTDHELVGEAVNVGLMGGLQITADKATRRRFAKPDDIGTAVRNHCLANGLVMRATGDRMLASPALTISRSEVDEIIETLRKGLDHLRDTREHF
- a CDS encoding type II toxin-antitoxin system VapB family antitoxin, with the protein product MRVTIDFDDELIAEVMEMAGLSNTEAAVEMALREFIRIHRKLRDVGREGNLNGIRDSWRTDES
- the mgtE gene encoding magnesium transporter, encoding MNFHNLSQRASKAARLLRSGNAGSTTIAERVEHLNTLEVGDAATALLAMPQAKAVAILDRPELHGAAAIIADIPVEQAARLVNLMSDDRVADVMAEMAEEPRAKLFSRLDRTTALSIKHLMGYPPRTAGSIMTTEFVSVPDDWTVEQTLSHIRVVERSRETVYAIYVLAQDGTLSTVVTLRRLLTGEAGASILSVASKEGIVCASPLMSQEDVARLIRKHDLLALPVVDDRSHILGIVTVDDVIDTMIADTTEDAHKFGGMEALGKPYMTIGFPDMIRKRAGWLAALFLGEMLTASAMQHFEGELEKAVVLTLFIPLIMSSGGNSGSQATSLIIRALALGELKLSDWWRVLLREIPTGLTLGCILGAIGFLRLTVWQQAGFYDYGDHWLLVGATVFAALVGIVTFGSLAGSMLPFVLQRLRLDPASASAPFVATLVDVSGLVIYFSVALVILSGTLL